In the Drosophila gunungcola strain Sukarami unplaced genomic scaffold, Dgunungcola_SK_2 000001F, whole genome shotgun sequence genome, one interval contains:
- the LOC128261401 gene encoding serine protease inhibitor 42Dd, with the protein MAYMAAGGKTAQELRKTLKLPEDKNELASKYREFFANLEGREKAVILDLANRIYVNGKYRLVPEFNQVLQNSFKADAKAISVDDPVKAASIVNNWVSNKTRGKIGEMVSPTDMNSDLSAILVNAIYFKGQWKHEFNADQTHTADFQVSVEKSVPVQMMTLSGSFGAAYLHDLDAKVIELPYRNSSLSMRIFLPNKIDGLSELEEKIAGLSVLLRKSTVNVKVPKFKIKFNTQLKAILQKLGIRDAFKPSANFEGLVMGSGIKMDKVVQKAYLKVDEKGSKATAATGSLIRRKKSVGLPNPLPMEFVADHPFAYIIRDRSTIYFQGHIVKPQ; encoded by the exons GAACTaaggaaaactttaaaactacCCGAGGATAAAAACGAGCTGGCCAGCAAGTACAgggaattttttgcaaatctTGAGGGGCGTGAGAAGGCAGTCATTCTCGATCTGGCAAACCGCATATATGTGAATGGAAAATACCGCCTCGTGCCGGAGTTCAATCAAGTATTACAAAACTCATTTAAAGCCGATGCCAAGGCGATCAGTGTAGATGATCCAGTGAAGGCGGCTTCCATTGTCAATAATTGGGTATCCAATAAGACGCGAGGCAAGATCGGAGAAATGGTTTCTCCCACTGACATGAATTCTGATCTGAGCGCTATTTTGGTAAacgcaatttattttaaaggccAATGGAAACATGAGTTCAATGCTGACCAAACTCACACGGCTGATTTTCAAGTGTCGGTTGAAAAAAGTGTTCCTGTCCAGATGATGACTTTATCCGGTTCCTTTGGGGCAGCCTACTTGCACGACTTGGATGCCAAGGTAATCGAACTACCCTACAGGAACTCCAGTCTTTCAATGCGCATTTTTCTGCCCAATAAAATCGATGGACTCAGTGAATTAGAAGAAAAAATTGCAGGATTATCCGTTCTTCTGCGGAAAAGCACAGTGAATGTAAAAGTGCcgaagtttaaaattaaatttaacacaCAACTAAAGGCCATTCTTCAGAAG CTGGGCATCCGAGATGCTTTTAAACCTTCAGCGAACTTTGAAGGCTTAGTAATGGGTTCTGGCATTAAGATGGACAAAGTCGTGCAAAAAGCATATTTAAAGGTCGATGAGAAGGGTTCCAAGGCAACAGCTGCAACAG GGTCACTAATTCGTAGAAAAAAGTCGGTTGGTCTGCCTAACCCGCTTCCTATGGAGTTTGTTGCCGATCATCCTTTTGCCTATATAATACGTGATCGAAGTACTATTTACTTTCAGGGACACATTGTTAAACCACagtaa